The genomic segment AGAAATAAAAAAATAAAAAAGATCATCGATATTAAGACATATTCTACAGGTGTAATTAGAAGTTTTGGTACTTTATATTTAAATGATGAAAAGCAGAAGGTGCCAGGAGATTTCGTGCAGTTCAAAGACATTGCTTCATTTGCAGGTCAAAAAATAGAAATTAAAGATACTGATAAAGATGATGATTATAAATTATCTTGGATAGAGATAAATGATGCAGGTAAGAAATTATTGATTTGTGATAGAAATATTTTGAAAAATATTTCATGGAATGAACTAAATGATCAAAATTTAGTTTTTGGTAAAGTAGTAATAGTAGAAGGGGAAAAATACATCTTAAGGCTCTTAACTGGATATAGTGAAAAGAAAAATTATAAGAATAATGAATGGGATAAGTATATAGTAAATTCCAACAAAATTGATGGACTTCCACCAAGTGAAGATTATGATGTAGATAATAATATAAAGAAATTTGATGATGAGAAGATTAATGGAAATAATAATGCTTTATGGCATTTGTATAATTTCTCATCTTTTACTCAAAGCGAAGGCTTAAGAAGTGAAAAATTCTGTATAATAAGAGGATATTATTCAACAACATATTCTAAGCAGTCAGTTAAAGACTTAAAATATGAAACTGTAGGGTATAGACCGGTTTTAGAATTGATTGAATAAAATATAAGCGTATGGGCACTTATTTATAGTAGCTTATGCGCTTTTATATTAATAAATAGATAATAATAGGAGGAAAAATGAAATTAACAAATTTAAGTAACAGAAAGAAAGGAATAATATTTATAACTGCATCTGCATTTGGATTTGCAATGATGTCAGCATTTGTTAAGATTTCTGGTGATTTGCCATCGTTTCAAAAAACTTTTTTTAGAAATATAGTATCACTCATGGTGGCATTCGCACTAATATCAAAACATAGAGGAAACTTTTTTGGTCAAAAAAATAATCAGAAGACATTGTTGCTCAGGTCGATATTTGGAACTTTAGGCATTTTATTTAATTTCTACTCTATAGATAAACTAGTTCTATCAGATGCTAATATGTTAAATAAATTGAGCCCTTTCTTCGTAATTATTTTTTCGGGAATATTTTTAAAAGAGAAAGTGAATATAAAACAAATTATAGCAATAATTATAGCATTTATAGGAACTTTATTCATAATAAAGCCTTCATTAAACTTAGAAATAATGCCTGCAATAGCTGGAATTTTAGGTGGTGTCACTGCAGCAGCAGCTTATACATGTGTTAGAGCTTTAAGTGGAAAAGAACATCCAGAAACTATTGTATTCTATTTTTCTTTTATTTCTAGTGTAATTACTTTTCCATTAATGATAATATACTATGAAAATATGAATATAATGCAACTTATCTATTTGCTTTTAGCTGGTATCTTTGCAAGTCTTGGACAATTTGGAATAACTTTAGCATATAAGTACGCACCAGCAAAGGAAATATCAATATTTGATTATACAAATATAATTTTTTCAGCAATAATAAGTTTATGTTTATTTGGAATTCTTCCTGATTACATGAGTTTTATAGGATATATTATTATCTTCAGTGCATCTTTATATATGTTTTTATACAATAAAGATTGACTATAAGTAATATAAAAAATATTAGTTAAGGAAAAAAATATAAAATTTATTAATAAAACTTGACAAAAGTGGATAGATATAATATTATCTAATTGAGAATGATTTTCAAAATTATTTAATTAAATAGGGAGTGGTACAAGTAATGAAAATAGTATATTGGTCAGGAACTGGAAACACAGAAAAAATGGCAGAATTAATTGCAAAAGGAATCATAGAAAGTGGGAAAGATGTTAATACTATAAATGTCTCAGATGTAAATATAGACGAATTATTAAATGAGGATATACTTATTCTAGGTTGTTCAGCAATGGGAGATGAAGTATTAGAAGAGTCAGAGTTTGAGCCATTTATAGAGGAAATTTCAACTAAGGTATCGGGTAAGAAAGTTGCACTTTTCGGTTCTTATGGTTGGGGCGATGGAAAATGGATGAGAGACTTTGAGGAAAGAATGAACGGATATGGTTGTATTGTAGTAGAAACACCATTAATAGTTCAAAATGAACCAGATGAAGCTGAACAAGATTGTATAGACTTTGGTAAGAAGATTGCTAATATATAATTAAATTTGGTGGTGATATGATATGAGATATCTAGATTTTTACAAAAGATTAGATTTGATGGACGAGAAGGAATATATAGAAAATTTCTTGGTATATAATTCATCATTAGTAATCGCAGGGGTTAAACCAGCTGTAACTATAAATTTGAAAAAAAGTAATGAAAAGATGTATATTGGTTGGAATGACTTCGGAAAAAAATTTATAAAGAATATAAATCTAAAGTTCATAGAGTTAAGAGAAAATAATGATTGTATGATAATAATGATTTATGATGAAAATATATTAGAAAAAGAATTAAATAAAAAATCACATATAGATTTTTTAGTAAACATAGGGTATCCTTCTCAAATAAAAATAGATAGATATATTGATACATTAAAATTTAGATATAATAAATATCACTGCCCTCATGAGCTTGGATTATTCCTAGGAATACCATTTGAAGATGTTAAAGATTTTATGGAATGTACTACTAAAAAATGTTTACTATGTGGGTACTGGAAGGTATATAACGATAGTAAGAAAGCAAAGATGATTTTTAACACATATGACACAGTTAAAGAATATACAATAAATAATATGCTTGAGGGAAGTTTATCGCGTGACCTCGCTTTAAGTATAAAAAACTCCTTTTATAAAAACGCTTTATACATTTGATTATAAAAATTGTATTTAGCAAATAGATGATTTAGATTATTAAAATTGATTAATATAATTAAAAAAGTTTTATCAAAATTTTGAATACAAAATAAAATATTCTTGGTAACGCACACTACCATGAATGTGAGTAATTAACCACCAAAAGTTTAATATTTAGTGACCACACACCACTAAGTATTATGATTAAACGATATTTTATAATGTCCACACACCATTATAAATATCTTCACAAATAGTACAAACGAATAATTTCTATTTAATATAATAAAGTAGATACATTTCATAAAATTCAAATATGACCCACAAGGTTTACAAAAACTTTGTGGGTCTAAAATTTTAATAATTATTAATTCTTATCAACCAATAGAAATATTTTAGTATCAAGGTTAAATTTATTTTAATAAATTTTTACAATGATAGATAATTAAAGTATAATTTGTTTAAGGATATTTTTCTGTAAAATAGTAAAAAATATAAAAAACATCATTAGTGGCTAATTAAATTAATTATTATTTTAACAATATCTAGGCGAAATCAAAGATTAATAGATAAATTATTTATGGTATAGGGAATTTTGAAGAATAAGGATGTGAGAAAATGAATATTATGTTCAACAAACTTTTTGAAATAGATAAAGTAAGTGATTCAATTGAAAAAATCAATTTTAGGGAAGCAGTAAGAGGAATAATAATAAAGGATAAAAAGATTCTAATGGTACATTCCAAGAATAAGGATTATAAGTTTCCAGGAGGAGGAATGAAAAAGGATGAGGGGCATATAGATGCTCTGAAAAGAGAAGTGGAAGAAGAAACTGGATATGTTTGCAGTAAAATTGGTGATCAACTTGGAATTATAACAGAAAGAAGCAAAGATAAATATGTTAATAATAGAGTTTTTAAGATGATCTCTTACTATTACTTAGCAGAAGTATCAAATGTAAGGAAAGCTCAAAAATTGGATCCATATGAGGCTAAATTAAAATTTAGGCCAGAGTGGATACAAATAGAAGATGCTATTAATAATAATGAAAAAATAATATCATCAGGAGTAGAAACAATTCCAAACTGGATTTTTAGAGAAACTTATGTGCTAAAAGTGATAAAAGATTATATAAATAGATTTAATAAAATAACATAATAATTAATGCGTATATATTGCTGTAATAAATTTATATTTAAAGTTTTAGTAAGTGAAATACTCATACGCAATTTAAATGTAGAAATTTAATTAAAGAATATATATTAAAAAGGCTCGAAAGAAATGTAAGAAACTTTATGAATTAATTCATATTGCACAGAATATTAATAAAAACAAGTGTTAGTCAAAAGAAGAATAATCTAAATACCTTATTTTAGTGATAAAGTATGTAGAGTAAGGTGGTGATTTTTAGTAATAAGTGATAAGATTATAAATAGTTATAAAAATTTTATATCAAAGAAAGAATGATATATGTTTATGAAATATTAACGATATGTCATTCTATTTGTGTGTTTTTATAAAAAATGTATTATAAATTATTGATTTTGGGATAGCGTGTATTAGAATACATTATGGAAGATGGAATTTATTATTGAATATATGAGCATTAAATTGTTGGAGTAGCGAGGAGTGATATAAAGACGAATATGAAGATATATAATGTGAATTGAAAATGGACAAGGGTAATAGCTATAAATATATAGCTTTAATTTTTGTTTAACGTTAACAGAAAAAACTAGTAACTTGGGTGTTTTACTAGAAGGAAGAAGGATATTGTGTGTTAATAAGAAAAGATGTTTTAAAGTTAGCAATACCTATAATGATAGAGCAAACATTTGTTATGTTATTAGGTACATGTAATACAATGATGGCAGGACATATTGGTGAACAAGCTGTATCAGCAATAGGAATGGTTGATTCTATAAACAATATGTTCATATCATTTTTTGCAGCTTTATCAGTTGGTGCAACGGTAGTGGTTGCGCAGCAGATAGGAAGAAATAAACCTAAGAAAGCAAATGAAACAGCTAAACAAGCTATTGTATCAGGTATTTTAGTATCATTAATTATAACATTGCTTTTGTGGATTTTCAGGATTAAATTAATTAATGTACTTTATGGTTCAGCAGAAGAATTAGTTAAAATCGATGCAAAACTATATTTGGAGTTTACTTTGCTTACGTATCCATTTATAGCAATAGAACAAATTGCTAATGGTATACTCAGAGGATGTGGAGATACAAAAACTCCTATGCAAATAACAATATTTATGAATCTTATAAATATTGCTTTAGGATATACATTGATATTTGGAATTAATACACTGAACATACCATCATTTGGAATAGCTGGTGCAGCAGTAGCAATTGCAATTGCTAGACTTATTGGTACTTTAATTATAATGTTAGTTTTATTTAGAGGAAGTAAAATTATAAAATTAAAAAATATATTTCCATTTAAATTTGATATGGAAATACAGAAAAATATATTTAATATAGGAATTCCAGCAGGTATGGAACAAGTGATATTTAATGCAGGAAAATTAATAGTTCAGATGTTTATAGTAACAATGGGAACAGCATCTATTGCTGCCAATGCAATTTCATCATCTATTGCTATAATGATAAATGTTCCAGGAAATTCGCTTTGTTTAGCAGCAACAACTTTTGTGGGACAGTATGTAGGGAGAAATGATATTAAAGGTGCAAAAAGTACATTAATATACTTGACTAAGTTTGGTACTATTTGCTTAGTATCTTTGGGATTGATTTTTATACCTATATCAAAATGGTTAGCATCTCTTTATACAAATGTTCCGGAGGTAATAAATATATCATCAACATTAACTAGAAGTAACAGTATAGCATTAATTGCTTGGGGGATATCTTTCATACTTTCATCCGGCCTTAAAGGAGCTGGTGATACCAGATATACTATGTTAACTGCATTTATAGGTATGTGGATATTTAGAATATTTGCAGGCTATATTTTAGGTATTGTTCTAGGAATTGGAGTTTTAGGAATTTGGATAGCTATGTATATTGATTGGATTGTACGTGGACTTATGTACTGCTTTAGGCTTAGGGGAAATAACTGGCTTAAGCATAGAATTTCTGATTAAAATAGTTAAAAGAAGTTATCTAAGAATAGGAAAATAATAATGGATGATTAACATTAATTTTTATTATTTTTAGATAACTTCTTTTGTATAGTTATAAGAAATTTGCAAAGATATTAAAAAAATAGTTATAATTTAAAAGAAAATGTTTACAATAATAACGGATGAGATTATAATAAGTAATAGAGTGTTTAAAAGTTTAAAGCATTAAATATTAATGTAACTTTTAACATAACCTCTAATACTCATTAATCTCTTTACATATAATTGGACTCCACTTTGGAGTTCTTTTATTATGTTCAAGAAATATTAAGTACATAGGAGAAGAATTATGAGAATAAGGTTTGGCTATGTAGCAATTTCAATGAGGTTGGGTAAAAAGATTTCTAGTTCTAGCACAGTTACATTTACAAATTATAATAAAATTATTTCTGAAATGAATAAATTAGATAAACTAAAGAGTATAACACTATCTAACTTAAATGATCTAGAGAAAATACTTAAGTATAATGTGGAGAATCAAATACACTTTTATAGAATAACATCTGCTTTAATTCCTCTAGTTACCCATCCTGATGTTGGGTATTGGGGACATAGAGAGATTTTTAAAAAGGATTTTGAATTTATTGGTAGAATAATTAGGGAAAATAATATGAGAGTCGATACACATCCAGATCAATTTAATGTTTTAAATAGTGCAAGTAATGAGATTGTTAAAAACTCTATCAGCAATTTAATGCGCCAAGTAGAATGGTTTGAAGATCTTGGGTATTTACATGGAAAAATGGTTTTGCATGTGGGAGGAGCAACTGGTGGAAAAGAGTCAGGGATAAGCAGATTCATTGATAATTTTTCTCTAATCCCAGAAGAAATAGGATCTAAATTAATTCTTGAAAATGATGATAAAATATATACTGCAAAGGAAGTTTTAGATATATGCAGAACTTTAAATCTTCCGATGGTATTAGATGTTCATCATCACAATTGCAATAATAATGGTGAAAATATAGAGGACTTACTCGAGGAGATTTTTAATACATGGGATAATGAATTTTTTCCGCCTAAAATACATTTTTCAACGCCTAAAGACCACGATAAAGATAGAAAACATGCTGATTATATAAATGCAGAGGATCTTGTTGAATTCTTAGAAAAAGCTAAGGTTTTAGATAGGGATTTTGATATAATGCTAGAATGTAAGCAGAAAGATGAGGCACTGTATAAATTAGTAAAAGATATAAAAGTCATAAGACCACAATATAAATGGATTGATAACAGCACTTTTGAATTATAAAATAGTCTTAACTACCTAGAAATTTTAATATTTTAGGTAGTTATTTTTATGAATATATATTTGAATTTAGCATCATTAATAATATTCTGATATAATAGATATATATGTTTTTGGAGGTAAATAATAATCTGGGAAGGAGGAAAGTACTGAATTGTGCTGCTTTATAACATAATTTTAACAAAAATTTATTCCAATGGGATTCATATGAAGAAAGAAGGGATTTATTGATGAGAAACATTATTAGAAATCTATTACTTGGATTAATAATAATATCAGCAATAATGGGACAACCTGTTTTTGCAGCAGATAATGATTTAAACTCATATGTATATAACCATTTAGAAAACTGGGACACAGAGTTTCAAATTGATTATTATAAATCTGATGTATTAGAAGTAGTACAAAATATTGCAAAAGACGATGATTACTTAATGAGATCACTAGAGAAAATGGTCTATGAAAGAGTTGGAGATAAAGCAACATTAAAGGTTACTTATAGAACAACTAAAGATCAAGAGTTATATATTAATCAAGAGCTAACTAAAATAGTTAATTCTATAACTACCAATGGAATGAGCGATTTTGATAAGGTCAAGGCAATAAATGAATATTTAATAAATAGATTTGAATATGATGATAGTCTTGTATCTAATAATGCCTATTCTGCATTGACAACTGGAAAAACTACATGTCAAGGTTATGCCATGACTGCTTATAAAATGCTTAAATTAGCAGGTGTAGAGAATAAAATTATTATTGGAAATTTAGATGGCGTTCCTCATGGATGGAACTTAGTTAAATTAAATAATAAGTGGTATCATTTAGATGTCACAAATAATGATGCATTAGGAAATAATAAATATTTTCTAAGACAAGATAAGGTTCTAAAAAATGATGGATTTACATGGAAAGAAAGTGATTATCCAGAATGCTCTGAGGATTATAATTATGAGAATAATAAGGCAAGCAGTTATACTGGATTATTATCTGAGCTTAAGTCAAATAAAGATGGTAAGTGGAATTTAGTTAATTCTGCGTGGTATTTTTTAGAAAATACAGGACGTTATGCAACTGGATGGAATGTAATAGATAATAATTGGTATTACTTAGGCAATGATGGCATAATGAAAACCGGATGGATATACTCTAATGGAAAATGGTATTATTGCTATCCTGGAAGTGGGGCTATGGCTCTTAATTCTGTTATTGATGGAAAATATAGAGTTGATTCAAATGGAGCATGGATATCATAGCTGTAGCAAATAAACAATAAAGTTTATATTGACAAAAGCTTAAGTTTTTTGTACAATTTAAACAATTTAATATATCGCATAATAAAGAAAGTAATTTATTATATTTCTTTATTCTAGATTTTCAATAAAAGCAATGAAAAGAATAAGTAGAAATTAGTGATGCCATACAGAAAGTTACCGGTTGATGAGAGGTGCATGGAAGCTGGTTTTGAATACATCTTAGAGCTTCAAGCTGAAAAAAAATTTCTTTTGAGTAGGTGATGACGGAACCCTGCACCCGTTATAGTGCTAAAGTATAACCAAAATTTTGGCGTACTTGAAGAGGTTAATCGTGTGAGCGATTAATGAATTAAGGTGGTAACACGAGAGCTAGACTCTTGTCCTTTATATTTTAAAGGACAAGAGTTTTTTTGTTGTAAATATTGAATCTTGTAACGCTTACTTATATTAAAAATAAGAAATATTTAGGAGTTAAGAAGATGAAAAAGAATGCTGAAGAACAAATTAAAATTATAAGGAAAGGAGCTACAGACATAATTAGCATTGATGATTTGGAGAAAAAAATTATTAAATCGGCAAAAGAAGATAAACCTTTAATAATTAAGTTAGGGTTAGATCCAACTGCGCCAGACATCCATTTAGGTCATGCGGTTGTATTAAGAAAGATTAAGCAAATGCAAGATTTAGGGCATCGAGCAGTTATAATAATTGGGGATTTTACGGGTAAAATAGGGGATCCAACCGGAAAATCTAAAACTAGGAAGCCACTGACCAAAGAAGAAGTAGTAGAAAATGCATTAACGTATCAAAAGCAAATTTTCAAAATTTTAGATAGAGATAAAACAGAAATTAAATTTAATAGTGAATGGTTATCTAAACTATCATTTGAAGAAGTTTTAAAACTGGCTGCGACTACAACAGTTGCAAGAATGCTAGAAAGAGAAGATTTTAAAAAGAGATATAATTCTAACACGGCTATTGGAATCCATGAATTTTTTTATCCTCTAATGCAAGGTTATGATTCTATAGCATTAGAGGCTGATATAGAATTAGGAGGAACTGATCAGACATTTAATATTCTTATGGGGAGGACATTGCAAAAAAATGCTGGAATGGAGCAGCAAATAGCGATATTTATGCCTATATTAGAAGGTCTGGATGGGAAGGAAAAAATGAGTAAGAGCTTAGGAAATTATATAGGAATACAAGAACCAGCAGAAATAATGTTTAAGAAAGTAATGGAGGTTCCTGATAATCTAATTATAAAATATTACGAACTTGCTACGGATGAGCATCCAGATAAAATTAGAGAAATTAAGGAAGAGTTGGATAATGGCAAAAATCCAAGAGATGTAAAATTTGAACTTGCAAAAATTATAACAAAATTATATCACACAGAAGAAGAAAGTAAATTCGCACTTGAATATTTTGAAAATGTATTTAAAAATAAAAGTATGCCTGATGAAGTGCCTGAGATAAATATATCTCCTGAATGTAGCTTATTAGACGATGTTGGAAAAGTTCTTGTTAAAAGTAACTTAGTAAAATCGTATAACGAATTTAAAAGACTTGTAAGTCAGGGTGGAGTGTATATAAATATGCAAAAAGTAACTGATTTTAATAATACAACAATTAAAAATGGAGATATAATAAAGTTAGGTAAGAAGAAGTTTTATAAAATAGTAAAGTAGCTAAAAGTGTATTAAAAAGAATTAAGTGAAAGAATATATACTATATTAAAAGAGGCAGTCAATTGAACTGCCTCTTTTAATAAATTAATTCATAAAGAATTATGACTGCTTTTGCTTTTCTATGTAATTTTCGTACCAATTATTAAATAGAACTTTACATGAAGCAGCAACTGGTACTGCAAGGAGCATGCCTAATAACCCGCCTACATTTCCCCCGATTAGTATAGCCATCATTGTAAATACCGCATGCAAACCTACGCTATTTCCAACAATTTTAGGGGCTAGAAGATTATTATCAATTTGTTGTACAACTAGCATAGCAACTATGGAGTAAAGTATTTTTATAGGAGTACCACTTAAAAGTCCCATAATGGCAGCAAGAATAGTACCAATAATTGGGCCTACATATGGAATCATATTGCTTATTCCTGCGATTATACCAATTACAAAAGCGTAATCTATTCCAACAATTGAAAGTGCTATCGCTGATAATACCCCAACGAAAAAAGCTTCCAGCAATTGACCGCGCAGGTACTTAGCAAAGACTTCATGAACAACTCTAAAAACGTAAATAATTTTATTGCCTAAAATACTTTTACCAAATACTAAATAATAAAGCTTATTCCATAGTCCTATAAAATATTCAGAATCCTTTAGAAGGTATATACTGATTACAAGTGCAATAAAAAATGTTGCAACACCACTTCCAATTGACATTATATATGAGGTCATATTTCCTAAGTTGCTTTCAACATATCTTTGTAAATATATAATTCCGCTAATAATATAAGGTTTTATATTATCTATAAAAGAATTATCCAGCTTATCTAAAGTTCCTTTTATTGATTCGGTTGAAAAGGAATTGCTCTTTAAGTATAGGGAAATATGTTGAGTAATATTTATAATAGTAGTATTATTTGATATCTGACCGCCTATCATAAAATAGATTCCTAAGATTAATCCTGAAAATATACCAATAATTAAGATATATGTAATCATAATTGCTATAATTCTTCGAGTAGATGCCTTCTCTAATTTATATAATTTGTTCTGCTTTAGAAAAGTTTCAAGGCCTCTAGTTATAGGATATAAAAGATATGCTATTATGATACCGAAAAGCAGTGGCTTAATTAAATTAGTTAAATATCCTAGAAAGTCAAATGCAGATCTAAATAATAATCCCATATTTAAAATAATTAAAAATGCTATATATAGTATAACGGCTGTAATAACTATATATATGGAATACTTGAATAATTTTTTATCAAATTCAATTTTCATATAACGGTATTATCTCCTTATTTTACTTTATCTTAATTTACTATTATATGAATTATATCATATTTTAAAGCAAATATATCACATAAATATTTAAGCAAAACTTATAATGGGATAATGGATAACTTTTTATTGAAACATTTCTTAAAGCTTTCATCCATTTCTACAGGTAAACTATCTTGCATGTATTTAACACTACTCTTAGGAAGTGTTAATTTAAAAGTATCTTTCTGATTAATAATTGTGACTTCGGATAAGCTATTATAAAAATACTTATCAATTTTATGAGCAAGACATAATATTATTGAAATTTTTTTGCATATTAGAATTTCCTCTTTTTTAAGGATATTTTTATATTCATCTGATAATTTGTAATCAAATTTACCGCTTAGTGCTATGGCGTAACCAAGCATTAATATTTGTTTATGTGTAAGTCCTGAAATTAAGGAGTTAATTATGATATATAAGCTATGTTTATAAGCATGTTTTATAGAAATACTTACCCCTAAATCATGCAATTTAGCTGCTGCACCAAGAAGTTTATATTCTAATTCTAAAAATTCATAATTTGGTTTTTCAAGGTATTTAAAAAATACAAGAGATAAATCACGTATTTTCTCAGCATGTGAAATATTTAAGTCATTATTTGTTAAGATATTGTTTAATGAGTAATCTAAAATATCAATATTATCAAGATCTTTATTCAATAGTTTTTCGTATAAAACACCTTCACGGATTCCATATTGACTAATTTTTAAAGCAGGACAATTGCAATAGTTCATAAGCATTACAAGTGCCGAGAAAGGTGCGGTAAATATGTCAGATCTTTCTCTAGGTAATCCCTTTAATTTTGCCTTTTGGTTCATATTAAGATTGAGAACATATTCATGAATTATTTTAACTTCATCAAAGAGCATAGTATAATTATGGAGCAGGTCAAGTGGATATTTAATAAATTTCTTATGAATTTTACCAATCGAACGAGCTGTTCCACCAATTCCAATTAAAGGCAAATTTTGAGCGAGCTTTAGCCAAGGTAACTTATCAAATTCATTGAATATAAATTTCTTAAATGCTGAAATAGTATTTTTATCTGCTGGCACATCAAAAGGAAATAGCTTAGTTAGTGGTATGGATCCAAGAGGTAAGCTTACCCCATTAAGTATTTTTTTATCTTTCATTAAAGTGATTTCCATGCTTGAACCACCAATATCA from the Clostridium beijerinckii genome contains:
- the ppx gene encoding exopolyphosphatase; its protein translation is MKNIAVIDIGSNSMRVLVYEIYENNSFKIIDEEKRMTRLGQFIDENDNLSNEGIGKLLITLEFFKILCEKNDVVEIIVVATEAIRRAKNRDHILSLVKEKTNLDIRVLSGIEESAYGYITIKATMDIKDALLIDIGGSSMEITLMKDKKILNGVSLPLGSIPLTKLFPFDVPADKNTISAFKKFIFNEFDKLPWLKLAQNLPLIGIGGTARSIGKIHKKFIKYPLDLLHNYTMLFDEVKIIHEYVLNLNMNQKAKLKGLPRERSDIFTAPFSALVMLMNYCNCPALKISQYGIREGVLYEKLLNKDLDNIDILDYSLNNILTNNDLNISHAEKIRDLSLVFFKYLEKPNYEFLELEYKLLGAAAKLHDLGVSISIKHAYKHSLYIIINSLISGLTHKQILMLGYAIALSGKFDYKLSDEYKNILKKEEILICKKISIILCLAHKIDKYFYNSLSEVTIINQKDTFKLTLPKSSVKYMQDSLPVEMDESFKKCFNKKLSIIPL